Proteins from one Bombus pyrosoma isolate SC7728 linkage group LG16, ASM1482585v1, whole genome shotgun sequence genomic window:
- the LOC122576394 gene encoding guanine nucleotide-binding protein subunit beta-2, protein MGKDDAETVALKKELEDLINKCKEDQKKQQDTTLEEACSSVPDAPKVKLSTKKLLKGHINKVNSVHYSGDSRHCVTGSLDGKLIIWDSWTGNKVQVIPLRSAWVMSVAFAPSGNFVACGGMDNMCTIYDVNNRDATGSAKIVRELLGYEGFLSSCRFLEDKKIITGSGDMKICIWDLEANKKTTDFCAHAGDVVSISLSPDVNTYITGSVDRTCKLWDIREQTAKQTFFGHGSDVNSVCYHPSGQAFVTASEDKTARLWDLRSDQQLATFKPPNSNPGFTSCGLSFSGRFIFCGSDDNSIHIWDTLKNQHNGVLTGHENRVTSLSVSGNGMAVASCSWDQNVRIWV, encoded by the exons ATGGGGAAGGATGACGCGGAAACGGTAGCTTTGAAAAAAGAGCTGGAAGATTTAATCAACAAATGCAAG GAAGATCAAAAGAAACAACAAGATACAACTTTGGAAGAAGCATGTAGTAGTGTACCGGATGCACCGAAAGTTAAATTATCTACAAAAAAGTTACTAAAGGGACATATCAACAAAGTGAATTCGGTACATTATAGCGGTGATAGTAG GCATTGCGTGACTGGTTCACTAGACGGAAAATTGATCATTTGGGACTCGTGGACTGGAAATAAAGTTCAGGTAATTCCATTACGTTCAGCATGGGTCATGTCGGTAGCTTTTGCACCCTCGGGAAACTTCGTTGCTTGCGGTGGTATGGACAATATGTGCACTATCTATGATGTAAACAATCGTGACGCCACAGGATCGGCTAAAATCGTTCGAGAATTACTAGGATACGAAGGTTTCCTCTCATCCTGCAGATTCTTGGAGGACAAAAAGATTATCACTGGATCTGGTGACATGAAAAT TTGTATATGGGATTTGGAAGCAAACAAGAAAACTACCGACTTTTGCGCGCATGCTGGAGATGTGGTTAGTATTAGTTTATCTCCAGACgtaaatacgtatattacCGGATCGGTGGACAGAACATGTAAACTATGGGATATAAGAGAGCAGACTGCAAAGCAAACTTTCTTTGGACACGGATCTGACGTAAACTCAGTTTGT TATCATCCTTCGGGACAAGCTTTTGTAACGGCATCAGAAGATAAAACGGCAAGACTGTGGGACTTAAGATCAGATCAGCAGTTAGCTACATTTAAGCCTCCCAATTCAAACCCCGGATTCACAAGTTGCGGTTTATCTTTTAGCGGAAGATTCATATTCTGTGGAAGCGATGACAACTCCATTCACATATGGGATACATTGAAGAATCAACATAATG GTGTTTTAACTGGTCATGAAAACCGGGTAACATCGCTCAGCGTTTCTGGAAATGGTATGGCTGTTGCTAGTTGCTCCTGGGACCAAAATGTTCGAATTTGGGTGTAG